The Malus domestica chromosome 10, GDT2T_hap1 genome contains a region encoding:
- the LOC114827267 gene encoding polyol transporter 5-like, which produces MEMADQRAEKNVVSGSIADFDPPKKPKTKKFAVACAVLASMTSILLGYDIGVMSGASLFIKENLNISDVQVEVLNGTLNIYSLIGSALAGKTSDWIGRRYTIVLAGTIFFIGALLMGFAPNYAFLMFGRFIAGVGVGYALMIAPVYTAEISPASFRGFLTSFPEVFVNVGILLGYVSNFALAKLPIHLNWRIMLGIGAIPSIFLALGVLAMPESPRWLVMQGRLGEAKRVLNKTSSSEEESQLRLDEIKEAAGIPKDSMDEVVQVSKRSQGEGIWKELLLRPTPAVRHILIAALGIHFFQQVSGTDSVVLYSPRIFEKAGITSYNDKLLATVAVGFVKTIAILVATFQVDRFGRRILLLSSVGGMVVSFTLLGVGLTVVDQSHSKVPWAVGLCIAMVLFIVAFFSIGLGPITWVYSSEIFPLQLRAQGCSMGVAVNRVTSGVISMTFISLYKAITIGGAFFLYAGIAALSWVFFYTLYPETQGRSLEDMEVLFGKYHKWREANVMLKKTKQADHAFGDDNKAQIH; this is translated from the exons ATGGAGATGGCTGACCAGAGGGCAGAAAAGAACGTCGTCTCCGGCAGTATTGCAGACTTTGATCCCCCAAAGAAACCCAAGACAAAGAAGTTCGCTGTTGCCTGTGCCGTTTTGGCTTCAATGACGTCTATCTTACTTGGTTATG ATATTGGTGTAATGAGTGGAGCGTCTCTCTTCATCAAAGAAAACCTCAATATTAGCGACGTTCAAGTCGAAGTTCTTAACGGTACCTTGAACATATACTCTCTCATTGGCTCCGCCTTGGCCGGTAAAACCTCTGACTGGATTGGACGCCGGTACACCATAGTACTTGCCGGAACAATCTTCTTTATTGGAGCTCTCCTCATGGGTTTTGCCCCGAACTACGCCTTCCTCATGTTCGGTAGATTCATTGCCGGAGTTGGAGTTGGCTATGCTCTTATGATAGCTCCTGTCTACACGGCCGAGATCTCTCCGGCCTCGTTTCGTGGCTTCCTCACATCTTTCCCCGAG GTGTTTGTTAACGTTGGTATATTGCTGGGGTACGTATCCAACTTTGCCTTAGCCAAGCTCCCAATCCACTTGAACTGGAGGATCATGCTCGGCATCGGCGCAATTCCCTCAATTTTTCTTGCCCTCGGTGTTTTAGCCATGCCCGAGTCACCACGTTGGCTTGTCATGCAAGGGAGACTCGGAGAGGCCAAGCGAGTACTAAATAAAACATCATCTTCTGAAGAGGAATCGCAGCTCAGACTAGACGAGATTAAAGAAGCTGCAGGAATCCCCAAAGACTCAATGGATGAGGTCGTTCAGGTTTCTAAACGCAGCCAAGGTGAAGGTATATGGAAGGAATTGCTCCTCCGCCCCACGCCGGCCGTTCGCCACATTTTAATAGCAGCCCTTGGTATCCACTTCTTTCAACAAGTGTCGGGCACAGACTCTGTGGTTTTGTATAGCCCCAGGATCTTCGAGAAGGCGGGAATCACTTCTTACAATGACAAGCTACTTGCAACCGTGGCTGTTGGATTTGTCAAGACCATTGCAATCTTGGTGGCAACATTTCAAGTTGATCGGTTCGGACGTCGTATTTTGCTTTTGAGCAGCGTGGGTGGAATGGTAGTTTCTTTTACGCTGCTCGGTGTGGGTCTTACGGTCGTTGATCAATCCCATAGCAAGGTTCCGTGGGCTGTCGGGTTGTGCATCGCCATGGTACTATTCATCGTCGCTTTTTTCTCCATCGGGTTGGGACCCATCACGTGGGTTTACAGCTCTGAGATCTTTCCATTGCAGTTGCGCGCGCAAGGGTGCAGTATGGGGGTGGCCGTAAACAGGGTGACGAGCGGGGTCATCTCGATGACTTTTATTTCATTGTATAAGGCCATCACGATTGGTGGGGCCTTCTTTCTTTACGCGGGAATTGCTGCGCTTAGTTGGGTCTTCTTTTATACATTGTATCCAGAGACGCAGGGTCGATCCCTTGAAGATATGGAGGTCTTGTTTGGTAAATACCACAAGTGGAGAGAAGCCAATGTCATGCTTAAAAAGACTAAGCAAGCTGATCATGCTTTTGGTGACGACAACAAGGCTCAAATCCATTAG